The Cronobacter sakazakii genome has a window encoding:
- a CDS encoding tape measure protein, translating into MAGDKQLGNIVYQVEMDVAQLIAAQQKVNQRLDQMDGSFNKSSQSAGRFEGALNKVGLAIAGAFTIETARRLIEIGDQMNTLQARVARLSPSVEAAKESMKALSAIASQTGNSLSDTERLWETLTSALKETGATNSQILSLTDTLQKIGTIGGSSAEEMSNALRQFGQSIAGGVVRAEEFNSILEQMPELARQIAAGLGISIGQLRQRMLEGKLTAQDALNAIQKQSESVNAEFDKMPVSIDRAKNSLDVAFKNAISDLNQAIGLTSTLAGLMQSVADNLNFYNSNVGESSRMNKLISDQKKYNEELSDSKRWYETESIYQIRRKEAANQLKIVEGEIAHIRAKAAAEAQKNQKFTAPQSKGDDAATQKLVKNSERRLALAKLEGEARARLQAQYDAADAGITDQKRVKALQDEYAETYRVTEARKQSNKEGKQSASQAERNAKVLEEYRQKASLSADSTADLSREQAILAARQKLTNPTPQQIAQVERDAAAAWDKAAALKAQNAVPILKENANYEEQKKALESLKGQKDANGQLILSQEQYNQASEKLEQDHQVALAKIRAQQVVTPQQSAIGEVDPVQRLANQHAQELALIQQFEQEGLLAHQNALALKNAADTQYEQQRTAAQWELLSQQSLGYNMLTSAVDAFSGNASNALTGLLTGTMDAQDAMRSLGNTILNSVINSMVQMGVEALKNMIIGQTIGAASSAASMAQAALVSSAWAPAAAMASLATLGGNAAPAAAGITSTVGLASGLALAGMRYNGGPVSAGGLYQVGEKGKPEIYQASTGKQYMIPGDNGRVISNKDMQAGGGINVVVNVQNYNGSSVDAQATSDGSGGLTVDVIVADLNNGGPISNAITSNMNVKRTPRGQG; encoded by the coding sequence ATGGCCGGAGATAAGCAGTTAGGCAATATCGTCTACCAAGTGGAAATGGATGTTGCTCAACTCATTGCAGCGCAGCAAAAGGTTAACCAGCGCCTTGACCAAATGGATGGTAGCTTTAACAAGTCATCACAATCAGCCGGTCGTTTCGAGGGGGCATTAAATAAGGTTGGTCTTGCTATTGCTGGCGCTTTCACAATAGAAACGGCCAGGCGGTTAATCGAAATTGGCGATCAGATGAATACCCTGCAAGCCAGGGTTGCGCGCCTTAGTCCAAGCGTTGAAGCTGCCAAAGAGTCAATGAAGGCATTGTCTGCCATTGCCTCTCAAACCGGGAATAGCCTTTCAGATACTGAGCGACTTTGGGAGACTCTCACCTCAGCGCTGAAAGAAACAGGGGCAACAAATTCGCAGATTCTTTCCCTGACTGACACACTTCAAAAAATAGGCACTATCGGCGGGTCGTCTGCTGAGGAAATGTCTAATGCCCTGCGACAGTTCGGGCAGTCAATTGCAGGTGGCGTTGTTCGTGCTGAAGAGTTCAACTCTATCCTGGAGCAAATGCCTGAGCTGGCAAGGCAGATAGCTGCTGGTTTAGGTATTTCGATTGGTCAGTTAAGACAACGGATGCTTGAAGGCAAGCTAACCGCTCAGGACGCGCTAAACGCTATCCAGAAACAGTCGGAGAGTGTTAACGCTGAATTCGACAAAATGCCAGTTAGCATCGACAGAGCTAAAAACAGTCTCGATGTTGCCTTTAAAAACGCAATAAGTGATCTCAACCAAGCAATAGGTCTGACATCCACACTTGCCGGATTAATGCAAAGCGTTGCTGATAACCTCAACTTCTATAATAGCAACGTTGGCGAATCATCTCGGATGAATAAGCTAATTAGCGATCAGAAAAAATACAACGAGGAACTAAGCGATTCAAAAAGATGGTATGAGACAGAGTCGATTTACCAAATTCGAAGAAAAGAGGCTGCAAATCAACTAAAAATTGTTGAGGGGGAGATAGCTCATATTAGAGCAAAGGCTGCAGCTGAGGCTCAAAAAAATCAAAAATTCACTGCACCTCAGTCCAAAGGTGATGATGCTGCTACCCAAAAGCTTGTCAAAAACTCTGAACGCAGATTAGCACTAGCCAAACTTGAAGGTGAGGCTCGCGCACGGTTGCAGGCTCAATATGATGCGGCCGATGCCGGGATTACTGACCAGAAACGCGTGAAGGCACTTCAGGACGAGTATGCCGAGACATACCGGGTAACTGAAGCAAGAAAGCAAAGTAACAAAGAGGGCAAGCAGTCAGCCAGCCAGGCGGAGAGAAACGCAAAAGTTCTGGAGGAGTATAGGCAAAAGGCAAGCCTCTCAGCTGACTCGACTGCGGATCTTTCTCGAGAGCAGGCAATTCTTGCCGCCAGGCAGAAATTAACCAATCCAACACCTCAACAAATTGCTCAGGTTGAGCGTGATGCGGCGGCGGCCTGGGATAAGGCGGCGGCTCTAAAAGCACAGAATGCAGTGCCAATTCTAAAGGAAAACGCTAATTACGAAGAGCAGAAGAAAGCACTTGAGAGCCTGAAGGGACAGAAGGATGCTAACGGTCAGCTAATCCTATCTCAGGAGCAATACAATCAGGCATCTGAAAAGCTTGAGCAAGACCACCAAGTGGCGCTTGCCAAAATCAGAGCGCAACAGGTTGTAACTCCACAGCAGTCAGCTATAGGTGAGGTTGATCCTGTCCAGAGACTTGCAAACCAGCACGCTCAGGAGTTGGCGTTAATCCAGCAGTTTGAGCAGGAAGGTTTGTTAGCTCACCAAAATGCACTGGCCCTCAAAAATGCTGCGGATACGCAGTATGAGCAACAGAGAACTGCGGCGCAATGGGAACTCCTGAGTCAACAGAGCCTTGGTTATAACATGCTTACCAGTGCTGTTGATGCTTTTTCGGGTAACGCCTCAAATGCTCTTACTGGCCTGCTAACTGGCACAATGGATGCCCAGGATGCGATGAGGTCGCTTGGCAACACGATTTTGAACAGTGTCATCAATAGCATGGTTCAAATGGGTGTTGAAGCGCTCAAAAACATGATCATCGGCCAGACGATTGGTGCCGCATCTTCAGCAGCATCAATGGCTCAGGCAGCCCTTGTTTCTTCTGCATGGGCTCCGGCAGCCGCAATGGCTTCATTGGCAACTCTTGGCGGTAATGCCGCTCCTGCTGCTGCAGGCATTACTTCAACGGTCGGGTTGGCATCAGGGCTGGCCTTAGCTGGTATGCGCTACAACGGTGGGCCGGTGAGTGCCGGTGGACTTTACCAGGTAGGCGAGAAAGGGAAGCCGGAGATTTACCAGGCCAGTACCGGGAAGCAATATATGATTCCGGGCGACAACGGCAGGGTGATCAGCAATAAGGATATGCAGGCAGGCGGAGGCATCAACGTCGTTGTAAATGTTCAGAACTATAACGGTTCATCAGTAGATGCACAGGCCACTTCTGACGGCAGTGGAGGACTTACTGTCGACGTTATCGTTGCCGACCTGAACAATGGCGGCCCAATCAGCAACGCCATAACCAGCAATATGAACGTTAAACGCACGCCAAGGGGGCAGGGCTGA
- a CDS encoding GtrA family protein, whose amino-acid sequence MLKLFTKYASVGVLNTLIHWVVFAACFYALGTSQALANFSGFVVAVSFSFFANARFTFNSSTTTTRYMLYVGFMGSLSAAVGLAADKCSLPPVVTLVVFSAISLVCGFIYSKYIVFREAK is encoded by the coding sequence ATGCTCAAGCTCTTTACAAAGTACGCTTCTGTGGGCGTGCTCAACACGCTGATCCATTGGGTGGTGTTCGCAGCCTGCTTCTATGCGCTAGGCACAAGCCAGGCTCTGGCGAACTTCAGCGGATTCGTTGTTGCGGTCAGTTTCAGTTTCTTCGCTAATGCTCGATTCACCTTCAACAGCTCTACCACGACGACGCGCTACATGCTTTACGTGGGTTTCATGGGATCGCTTAGCGCGGCTGTCGGATTGGCCGCTGATAAATGCTCTCTCCCGCCAGTTGTAACTCTTGTCGTGTTCTCGGCTATCAGCCTGGTATGCGGGTTTATCTATTCGAAATACATCGTCTTCAGGGAAGCGAAATGA
- a CDS encoding NlpC/P60 family protein, protein MIRKNTQGFSTSEFVRRVIGVPWANRACSFEKVDCWGLVVLYYRHVLGIELHQTPDYEAGEDFFTCYQGDVVFWRQVEKPVEGGIFVGYRGAQPAHVGLVLNRQALHSRGENGSVRMDSLLVIQRAFTKVEFFEYGVD, encoded by the coding sequence ATGATCCGCAAGAATACACAGGGCTTCAGTACCTCTGAGTTCGTCAGGCGGGTCATTGGCGTGCCGTGGGCAAACCGTGCCTGTTCGTTCGAGAAAGTAGACTGTTGGGGGCTGGTTGTTCTCTATTACCGCCACGTGCTCGGTATTGAGCTACACCAGACACCGGACTACGAAGCCGGGGAGGACTTCTTCACCTGTTATCAGGGCGACGTCGTATTCTGGCGTCAGGTCGAGAAGCCTGTTGAGGGCGGGATATTCGTGGGATACCGAGGCGCGCAACCGGCGCATGTTGGACTGGTGCTCAACAGGCAAGCGTTGCACTCTCGCGGCGAGAACGGAAGCGTGCGCATGGACTCGTTGCTGGTCATTCAGCGGGCATTCACTAAAGTGGAGTTTTTCGAATATGGCGTTGATTGA
- a CDS encoding phage antirepressor N-terminal domain-containing protein, translating to MTSIAILEAVNTSYVPFNGQQIVTAMSAGVAYVAMKPIVENLGMSWSTQVRKLTADKGKFNCVHMNMVATDSKLRNVLCLPLKKLNGWLFSINPEKVRADIRDKLIQYQEECFTVLHDYWTKGEAKNPRKKTTAEERTPLRDAVNMLVGKKGLRYDDAYNMVHQRFNIDSIDELEIDQIPLAVEYIHRIVLDGEFLGKETGVEEGFKVSLPHEGRWLVYFQNGSPQLMNISGHNCIQDQYIRDMRRDVMQLVDVLMEFSGRALIMTGDESPSRLKYPLIKH from the coding sequence ATGACAAGTATAGCGATTCTTGAAGCAGTTAACACCTCTTACGTTCCGTTTAACGGTCAGCAGATCGTTACCGCCATGTCGGCAGGTGTTGCGTATGTGGCTATGAAGCCTATCGTGGAAAACCTTGGGATGAGCTGGTCAACTCAGGTTCGTAAACTGACTGCCGATAAAGGTAAATTCAACTGTGTTCATATGAACATGGTTGCGACAGACAGCAAGTTGCGCAATGTTTTGTGCCTTCCCCTTAAGAAACTCAACGGCTGGCTGTTCAGTATCAACCCTGAGAAAGTGCGTGCGGACATTCGTGACAAGCTAATTCAATACCAGGAAGAATGCTTTACAGTCTTGCACGACTACTGGACAAAAGGGGAAGCTAAGAATCCTCGCAAGAAAACAACCGCCGAAGAGCGCACCCCACTGCGTGACGCTGTGAACATGCTGGTTGGCAAGAAAGGACTGCGTTATGACGATGCATACAATATGGTTCATCAGCGGTTTAACATCGACAGCATTGATGAGCTGGAGATTGACCAAATTCCCCTGGCGGTAGAGTACATTCATCGTATTGTTCTTGATGGCGAGTTCTTGGGCAAAGAAACTGGAGTTGAAGAAGGTTTCAAAGTTAGCCTTCCTCACGAAGGTCGCTGGCTGGTCTACTTCCAAAATGGCTCGCCCCAGTTGATGAATATCAGCGGGCACAATTGCATACAGGACCAGTACATTCGAGACATGCGCAGGGATGTTATGCAGTTGGTGGATGTGTTGATGGAGTTCTCTGGCAGAGCGCTCATCATGACTGGCGATGAAAGCCCGTCACGGCTTAAATATCCTCTTATTAAGCATTAG
- a CDS encoding glycosyltransferase family 2 protein, translated as MKISLVVPVFNEEDTIPIFYKTVREYEPLKSFEVEIVFINDGSKDATESIINALAVSDPLVVPLSFTRNFGKEPALFAGLDHATGDAVIPIDVDLQDPIEVIPQLIERWQAGADVVLAKRTDRSTDGRLKRKSAEMFYKLHNKISNPKIEENVGDFRLMSREVVENIKLLPERNLFMKGVLSWVGGRTDIVEYTRAERIAGNTKFNGWKLWNLALEGITSFSTFPLRMWTYIGLVVAGFAFMYGAWMIVDTLAFGNPVRGYPSLLVSILFLGGIQLIGIGVLGEYIGRIYIEVKNRPRFIIKRKGDNRD; from the coding sequence ATGAAGATTTCACTCGTTGTTCCGGTCTTCAACGAAGAAGACACTATCCCTATTTTTTATAAAACCGTCAGAGAATATGAACCACTCAAATCGTTTGAGGTGGAAATCGTATTTATCAATGACGGCAGCAAAGACGCTACAGAGTCGATTATCAACGCGCTGGCCGTTTCAGATCCGCTCGTGGTGCCTTTGTCCTTTACTCGTAACTTCGGGAAAGAGCCCGCCCTCTTCGCCGGTCTGGACCACGCCACAGGTGACGCAGTGATTCCAATCGACGTTGACCTGCAAGACCCGATTGAAGTTATCCCGCAACTGATTGAACGCTGGCAGGCCGGGGCAGATGTCGTCTTGGCTAAACGTACAGACCGTTCCACTGATGGTCGCCTGAAGCGCAAAAGCGCTGAAATGTTCTATAAGCTGCATAACAAAATCAGTAACCCGAAGATCGAAGAGAACGTAGGTGATTTCAGACTCATGTCTCGGGAAGTCGTGGAAAACATCAAGCTCCTGCCAGAGCGAAACCTGTTCATGAAAGGCGTTCTGTCATGGGTTGGCGGCCGCACTGATATTGTGGAATACACCCGCGCTGAACGTATTGCAGGCAACACAAAATTCAATGGTTGGAAACTGTGGAACCTGGCACTTGAGGGCATTACAAGCTTTTCCACCTTCCCGCTTAGAATGTGGACATACATTGGCCTGGTGGTTGCTGGCTTTGCGTTTATGTATGGCGCATGGATGATTGTTGATACGCTGGCATTTGGAAACCCGGTAAGGGGTTACCCTTCTCTTCTGGTTTCGATTCTCTTCCTGGGAGGAATTCAGCTGATAGGGATTGGCGTTCTTGGTGAGTACATCGGAAGAATTTACATTGAGGTAAAAAACAGGCCTCGCTTTATTATCAAAAGAAAAGGGGATAACCGTGATTGA
- a CDS encoding host specificity factor TipJ family phage tail protein, with the protein MALIEIQRFPGTPKERYRVPNGTLFYDWLAANDATFHRDLLIIRNGVKLRDDDELAFELSELDKIQIFDQPKGIVEDILSPIFKVVGQVFSFLAPKPAIANTGGNTVDSPNNSLTGQTNTARVYKAKPDIYGQVRSFPDLIQESVFEYVRQNDKDGGLKYVTEWMCIGIGKYDYESVRYSESSLGSLAGAEYQFYQPGEVIPQIVEGYGFDDVDGQEVPGQNEAGDFPIETATANTVVSGTYSGGQIAMKIVKQSDFDYFMGLVLPHAVTFTINVTYSTASGNVTTDATFSGTLISAVETNNGAVTNPVRWYTFTMSDLQGPQDIPANATINTTKFILNDNEALVVGPFFSPVESSQLWLHTQSSLGGKKQTNWKVVIWKIDDNYNQIPGTTQTFTYYQGTPHDHTSEVFYRTDKITPSGGFGKYAISFQRTDNSSDASVLKVEEIHAINIRTNVVHPTDTLVRVKVRATENALGSRERKYNALVTRHTITYNLNTQTVDYTLRPSRSFADAVAHTWLIMGEQSVSSIDLYGLYSIAENLPDERLGYFDYTFDDENDSLGDRVQAICNAASVVAYWDDGVLTFTRDQKVDYPAAVFNRANMKTDEHKMTYEATLPGGYDGVQVSYVHPTTNNKTYINYRVLNGAIVEQEAENPNKLEIVGFRNEYQARERAMRETRRLIYSRVKMNAKVFEDGIIQVGSVIQMPDIYDSNQQQGYITGRAGNNFDTSEPITFSGDMYVLITDSVGNPTLRYPASPRADTKYGFIAAIPNIQLNIWNGDTVQLPSRYLIATVEELDSQLWTVNSIKPNTDNTVSLTVSEYSDSIYS; encoded by the coding sequence ATGGCGTTGATTGAGATTCAGCGTTTCCCAGGGACGCCAAAAGAACGCTACAGGGTGCCAAACGGCACCCTTTTTTATGACTGGCTGGCGGCCAATGACGCCACCTTTCACCGTGACCTGCTGATCATCCGCAATGGCGTGAAGCTGAGGGACGACGATGAGCTGGCGTTTGAGCTTAGCGAGCTGGACAAAATCCAGATCTTCGACCAGCCAAAGGGCATCGTAGAAGATATTCTTAGCCCTATCTTTAAAGTGGTTGGGCAGGTTTTTTCCTTTCTTGCGCCAAAGCCAGCTATCGCAAACACTGGCGGGAATACAGTAGATTCTCCAAATAATAGCCTTACAGGACAGACTAATACCGCGCGCGTCTATAAAGCCAAGCCGGATATTTATGGTCAGGTGAGGTCATTTCCTGACCTTATTCAGGAATCTGTTTTCGAATATGTGCGTCAGAATGATAAAGATGGCGGACTGAAGTACGTGACAGAATGGATGTGCATCGGAATCGGTAAGTACGATTATGAGTCTGTGCGCTACTCTGAATCGAGTCTGGGCTCACTGGCTGGGGCTGAATATCAGTTTTATCAGCCCGGTGAAGTCATCCCCCAAATCGTCGAGGGATATGGCTTCGATGACGTAGATGGACAGGAGGTGCCTGGGCAGAACGAAGCGGGAGATTTCCCGATAGAAACGGCGACGGCAAACACAGTCGTCAGCGGGACATATTCCGGCGGCCAGATAGCCATGAAAATCGTGAAGCAATCCGACTTCGATTATTTCATGGGGTTAGTGCTGCCGCATGCCGTAACATTCACCATTAACGTTACGTACAGCACGGCTTCTGGCAATGTCACTACTGACGCTACTTTCTCTGGCACCCTTATCTCTGCGGTGGAAACTAACAACGGGGCGGTTACTAATCCTGTTCGCTGGTACACTTTCACGATGAGCGACCTGCAGGGCCCTCAGGACATCCCGGCAAATGCCACCATCAACACTACGAAATTCATTCTCAACGACAACGAAGCGCTTGTTGTTGGGCCATTCTTCTCGCCAGTTGAATCTTCTCAGCTTTGGCTACACACGCAGTCTAGTCTGGGCGGTAAAAAACAGACGAACTGGAAAGTTGTTATCTGGAAAATCGACGATAATTACAACCAGATACCCGGCACGACCCAAACTTTCACGTATTACCAGGGGACTCCTCACGACCATACGAGCGAAGTTTTTTATCGCACAGATAAGATAACCCCGTCAGGTGGCTTCGGTAAATATGCGATCAGCTTTCAGCGCACTGATAACTCCAGCGATGCCTCGGTGCTAAAAGTTGAAGAGATTCACGCGATCAACATCAGGACCAACGTCGTTCATCCGACTGACACGCTGGTTCGTGTAAAAGTTCGGGCGACAGAAAACGCGCTGGGAAGTCGGGAGCGCAAATATAACGCCCTGGTGACGCGCCATACCATCACTTACAACCTGAACACGCAGACTGTAGATTACACGCTGCGTCCATCGCGATCATTCGCTGATGCTGTGGCGCATACCTGGCTCATCATGGGCGAGCAGTCGGTCAGCAGCATTGACCTTTACGGGCTGTACTCTATTGCTGAAAACCTGCCAGATGAGCGCTTGGGCTACTTCGACTACACCTTTGACGATGAAAACGACTCGCTCGGTGACCGCGTGCAAGCAATCTGTAATGCGGCATCGGTGGTTGCTTATTGGGATGACGGTGTGCTGACGTTCACCCGCGACCAAAAGGTTGATTACCCGGCGGCCGTATTCAACCGCGCCAACATGAAGACGGACGAGCACAAAATGACGTACGAGGCCACTCTTCCTGGCGGCTACGATGGCGTGCAGGTGTCCTACGTTCATCCGACTACCAACAACAAGACGTACATCAACTACCGCGTGCTGAACGGCGCTATCGTTGAGCAGGAGGCGGAGAACCCGAATAAGCTGGAGATAGTCGGTTTCCGTAACGAGTACCAGGCGCGGGAGCGTGCGATGCGCGAAACGAGGCGCCTTATCTACTCGCGGGTGAAGATGAACGCCAAAGTGTTCGAAGACGGCATTATCCAGGTCGGCAGCGTCATTCAGATGCCGGATATCTACGACAGCAATCAGCAGCAGGGGTATATCACCGGTCGCGCCGGCAATAACTTTGATACCAGCGAACCGATCACCTTTTCTGGGGATATGTATGTGCTGATTACCGATAGCGTGGGCAACCCGACGTTACGCTACCCAGCTTCGCCTCGAGCGGACACTAAATACGGATTCATCGCGGCAATACCAAACATTCAACTCAATATCTGGAATGGAGATACGGTGCAGCTTCCGTCGCGCTACCTTATTGCGACAGTAGAAGAACTGGACAGCCAACTATGGACGGTCAACAGCATCAAACCAAACACGGATAATACCGTCTCACTTACAGTCTCGGAATACAGCGACTCTATTTACTCATAA
- the tctD gene encoding transcriptional regulator TctD — MRLLLAEDNRELAHWLEKALANTGFAVDCVGDGLAADHLLQNERYAVAVLDIEMPRMSGLEVLSRLRRRGQAVPVLLLTAHGAVADRVKGLNEGADDYLPKPFELSELEARLRALVRRSEGQVQEAQRLGELTFHDEGYFELQGRPLALTPREHALLTVLMYRRRRPVTRQQLFEQVFSLSDDVSPESIEIYIHRLRKKLLASNVQITTLRGLGYVLECSDELVAP; from the coding sequence ATGCGTCTCTTACTGGCGGAAGATAACCGTGAGCTGGCTCACTGGCTGGAGAAAGCGTTGGCGAATACCGGCTTTGCGGTGGACTGCGTCGGCGACGGGCTGGCGGCGGATCACCTGCTGCAAAACGAGCGCTACGCCGTGGCGGTGCTGGATATTGAAATGCCGCGCATGAGCGGGCTTGAGGTATTAAGCCGTCTGCGTCGTCGCGGGCAGGCGGTGCCGGTGTTGTTGCTTACTGCACACGGCGCGGTGGCCGACCGCGTAAAAGGGCTTAACGAGGGCGCTGATGATTATCTGCCAAAGCCGTTTGAGCTGAGCGAGCTGGAGGCGCGGCTGCGCGCGCTGGTGCGCCGCAGTGAAGGGCAGGTGCAGGAGGCCCAGCGGCTCGGCGAACTGACCTTTCACGACGAAGGCTATTTCGAGCTACAGGGCAGGCCGCTTGCGCTCACGCCGCGCGAACATGCGCTCTTAACGGTGCTGATGTACCGCCGCCGCCGTCCGGTCACGCGTCAGCAACTCTTCGAACAGGTGTTCAGCTTAAGCGACGACGTCAGCCCGGAAAGCATTGAGATCTATATTCACCGGCTGCGTAAAAAACTGCTGGCGAGCAACGTTCAAATCACCACGCTGCGCGGGCTGGGCTATGTACTGGAGTGCAGCGATGAGCTGGTTGCGCCCTGA
- a CDS encoding glucosyltransferase domain-containing protein translates to MIDINRVYRNRWSLSWSFLLSILFILPFAINNNYFVDDWLRSDTGNSGWEENGRPLASFMMSAMSLFPNGKNVFGDGSLLDVFPLTLIMSSVLLVASAYAFCVQMDITSRLKVFLICSLPVCNPFWVGNIQFRHDSALMAASFLLAVLAAIASPRGRIMLLTSFAMLTASLSLYQASINAYIAMSICIIFNDYLRRDRFDIKLAFYLALTILVSYVVYSKLVMPIAHLSDYAISNSKILQLNKEFPLRVYNNFINYFRFLIDNSPRFYLTLWFVAIAASIASCVKKFGFSLKALYCVLFIIILFLCSFGALSMFERPAIAPRTMMASSIIMMFLVYISTGWSSTVTATCSSAMIIISFIFSYIISGAMNAVERNDRFLATQIASVYFKHYNADHKNIYITGKPRLPKYALRVTKSFGMARYMVISAFNNYRFKYSLMSQYGISSGYPAPKIAEEYEIFLRKDDKQTIYSDALFDTFYYKDAIVFKFK, encoded by the coding sequence GTGATTGATATAAATAGGGTTTATAGAAACAGGTGGTCTTTAAGTTGGTCATTCTTGTTATCTATATTATTCATACTCCCATTCGCCATTAACAACAACTACTTTGTTGATGACTGGCTAAGGTCTGACACTGGAAACTCAGGATGGGAGGAAAATGGCAGGCCACTTGCATCTTTTATGATGAGCGCCATGTCGCTATTCCCTAATGGTAAAAATGTCTTTGGTGATGGGTCGCTGTTGGATGTTTTCCCTTTAACGCTAATAATGTCATCGGTATTATTAGTCGCATCAGCCTACGCTTTTTGTGTGCAAATGGATATCACAAGCAGGCTGAAGGTTTTTCTTATATGCTCTCTGCCAGTTTGCAACCCTTTTTGGGTGGGAAACATTCAATTCAGGCATGACTCTGCATTGATGGCTGCATCTTTCTTGCTTGCTGTTTTAGCAGCTATTGCAAGCCCCAGGGGCAGGATAATGCTGCTTACCTCTTTTGCCATGTTAACTGCATCATTGAGCTTGTACCAGGCATCCATAAATGCATATATAGCGATGTCTATTTGTATAATATTTAATGATTATTTACGCAGGGATCGCTTTGACATAAAGTTGGCTTTTTATCTTGCTTTGACGATTTTAGTTAGCTACGTCGTATATTCAAAGCTGGTAATGCCAATAGCTCACCTTAGTGACTACGCAATATCCAATTCCAAAATTTTACAATTAAATAAAGAATTTCCTTTAAGGGTGTACAATAATTTTATAAATTACTTTAGGTTTTTGATTGATAATTCACCAAGATTTTATTTAACATTGTGGTTTGTCGCAATTGCCGCATCAATTGCATCATGCGTAAAAAAATTTGGATTTTCACTCAAAGCATTATATTGCGTTCTGTTTATCATTATTTTGTTTCTGTGCTCTTTTGGGGCGCTGTCTATGTTTGAGAGACCAGCTATAGCACCAAGAACCATGATGGCTTCATCAATTATTATGATGTTTTTGGTTTATATTTCTACTGGATGGTCTTCAACTGTAACAGCTACCTGTTCGTCAGCTATGATTATCATTTCTTTTATTTTTTCATACATCATATCAGGAGCGATGAACGCGGTTGAGAGAAATGATAGATTTTTAGCAACGCAAATAGCTAGCGTATACTTCAAACATTATAACGCAGATCACAAAAACATATACATAACTGGCAAACCAAGATTACCAAAATATGCTTTGCGGGTAACTAAATCATTTGGAATGGCTAGATATATGGTTATTTCCGCCTTTAATAACTATAGATTTAAATATAGCCTTATGTCTCAGTATGGTATTTCTTCTGGATACCCTGCACCGAAGATTGCAGAGGAATACGAGATTTTCTTGAGGAAAGATGACAAACAAACAATTTATTCAGACGCACTGTTTGACACTTTTTATTACAAGGATGCCATTGTTTTTAAATTTAAGTAA